A single region of the Salipaludibacillus sp. LMS25 genome encodes:
- a CDS encoding outer membrane lipoprotein carrier protein LolA, which yields MKKILWLIMSVVMTTAILTACGEKTQEDVISDLERNLDELTGYKTKASMTLQTGEEPQVYDVEVWFKSPSFYRVALNHTEKDQSQIILRNEEGVFVLTPALNKSFRFQSDWPENNSQVYLYESLMNDILMDPERAFTATEDHYTFQTNTNYTNKNLNQQEVRLNKKDLTPASVKVMDAELSILVEVAFEDFQLNAEFSEGDFEMDRNMTGAQLETEVPAMTDEEEVDEEFAVFYPMYEPQGTALSKSEEVETDTGLRVVLTYEGDKPFTLIQQQSQVVEASTPIDLAVGEPVDLGFTFGVLTGDDDSYTISWSVEGTDFFLASETIDKEELMSIARSVYGTHEK from the coding sequence ATGAAGAAAATCCTATGGTTGATTATGTCAGTCGTTATGACAACAGCGATATTAACAGCGTGTGGGGAGAAAACTCAGGAGGATGTTATCTCAGATCTAGAGAGAAACCTCGATGAACTGACAGGTTATAAAACAAAGGCATCAATGACGTTACAAACAGGGGAAGAACCACAGGTTTATGATGTAGAAGTCTGGTTCAAAAGCCCCTCCTTCTATAGAGTAGCCTTAAATCATACTGAAAAAGACCAAAGCCAAATTATTTTAAGAAATGAAGAGGGTGTTTTTGTCCTCACGCCTGCATTAAATAAGAGTTTTAGATTCCAATCAGATTGGCCTGAAAATAATAGTCAAGTATACTTGTATGAGTCACTCATGAATGATATTTTAATGGATCCAGAACGGGCTTTTACAGCTACGGAGGATCATTACACATTTCAGACAAATACAAACTACACCAATAAAAATTTAAATCAGCAGGAAGTCCGGCTGAATAAAAAAGATTTAACCCCAGCCTCTGTCAAGGTGATGGATGCTGAGCTCTCTATTTTAGTAGAGGTTGCTTTCGAGGATTTTCAATTGAATGCTGAATTCTCTGAAGGTGATTTTGAAATGGATCGAAACATGACAGGGGCGCAATTAGAGACAGAAGTACCTGCAATGACAGATGAGGAAGAAGTGGATGAGGAGTTTGCTGTTTTTTACCCGATGTATGAGCCACAAGGCACCGCACTTTCTAAATCTGAAGAAGTAGAGACAGACACTGGCTTAAGAGTCGTACTCACCTATGAGGGTGATAAGCCGTTTACCCTCATTCAACAACAAAGCCAGGTAGTTGAAGCGAGTACGCCAATCGACTTAGCGGTTGGAGAACCAGTCGATTTAGGCTTTACCTTTGGTGTGCTAACTGGTGATGACGACTCCTACACAATCTCATGGTCTGTCGAAGGAACGGATTTTTTCCTCGCCTCGGAAACGATTGATAAAGAAGAATTAATGTCAATAGCCCGCAGTGTGTATGGAACACATGAGAAATAA